A region of the Roseiflexus sp. RS-1 genome:
CCCCGACGGACGGCTGCTCGCCTCCGGGTCACTGGATAAGACCGTCCGGCTGTGGGACGCGGCGAGCGGGCAGCTCGTGCGTGCGCTGGAGGGGCATACCGACTCGGTGTTGAGCGTCGCCTTCGCCCCCGACGGACGGCTGCTCGCCTCCGGGTCACCGGATAAGACCGTCCGCCTGTGGGACGCGGCGAGCGGGCAGCTCGTGCGCACGCTGGAAGGACATACCAACTGGGTGCGCAGCGTCGCCTTCGCCCCCGACGGGCGGCTGCTCGCCTCCGGGTCATCGGATAAGACCGTCCGGCTGTGGGACGCGGCGAGCGGGCAGCTCGTGCGCACGCTGGAAGGGCATACCAGTGATGTGAACAGCGTCGCCTTCTCCCCCGACGGGCGGCTGCTCGCCTCCGCGTCTGCCGACGGCACGATCCGGCTGCGGGACGCGGCGAGCGGGCAGCGTGTCAGCGCGCTCGAAGGGCATACCGACATTGTGGCCGGCCTCTCCATATCACCTGATGGACGGCTGCTTGCTTCCGCTGCGTGGGATAGCGTCATCTCTTTGCAGGAGGCGGCAACCGGCCGGCGCGTGCGCGCGCTGGAAGGGCATACCGACGCGGTATTCAGCGTCGCGTTTGCTCCCGACGGGCGGCTGCTTGCCTCCGGCGCTCGCGACAGCACCGTCCGGCTGTGGGATGCGGCGAGCGGGCAGCTCCTGCGCACGCTAAAGGGGCATGGCAGCTCGCATGGCAGCTCGGTGTGGAGCGTCGCGTTTTCTCCCGACGGGCGGCTACTCGCCTCCGGGTCGCTGGACAACACCATCCGGCTGTGGGACGCGGCGAGCGGTCAGCTCGTGCGCACGCTGGAAGGGCATACCAGTGATGTGAACAGCGTCGCCTTTTCCCCCGACGGGCGGCTACTCGCCTCCGGCGCTCGCGACAGCACCGTCCGGCTGTGGGACGTGGCGAGCGGGCAGCTCCTGCGCACGCTGGAGGGGCATACTGACTGGGTGAACAGCGTCGCCTTCTCCCCCGACGGACGGCTGCTCGCCTCCGGGTCACCGGATAAGACCGTCCGCCTGTGGGACGCGGCGAGCGGGCAGCTCGTGCGCACGCTGGAAGGGCATACTGGTAGGGTGCTCAGCGTCGCCTTCTCCCCCGACGGGCGGTTGCTCGCGTCGGGAGGGCGTGATTGGACTGTGCGGTTATGGGACGTCCAGACCGGGCAGCTCGTGCGCACGCTGGAGGGGCATACGAATTTGGTGAGCAGCGTCGTCTTCTCCCCCGACGGGCGGCTGCTTGCCTCCGGGTCGGATGATGGCACCATCCGGCTGTGGGGCGTACCATGAGATGGTTGTAGCGATAACAATGGAAGTGCACTGAGAAGGTTCATTCAGACGCACCACTGTGCCGTAAGCATTTGACCGCGTTGATACCGTTGTACGTACGTACAAAGGGTATCTACAATCGTGGCTACCCTCCGTTCGCAATCACAGTCGAGCGCTAAGCTACAGCAGCCATGTGGTTACCGTCACAACACGGTACTGCCGCGTTTCACCTATATCGAGCAGCAAATTCACCACATCGAGAGACGGTTCACGAATTGCTCTAAAGGATAGAGGACAGAAATGCCTGAACCTCTCCTTCAGAGCATCTCGGTACGCTGTTTCGGACAGGCTTTGAGAATCTGAGTAAAACCCCAGGTTGCTTATCAGAATCTGGGTGCATATCTGAAACTATCTGTGAGTCCACTGCAAAAACTCACCACGGAGCACACAGAGCACACAAAGCGTCTAAGATTTATGAATAATAATGATCATTTTTGTCTATTGGGTGCATGTAAGAAAAAATTTCACAACCCTATGTTCAATGAAAGATCAAATTATCTTTAGTCTCTGTGATCTCCGTGGTCTCTGTGGTGAGAAGATCACCTTTTTGCAGTGAAGTCATCTGTTCTATTCCGCCGGATACTTTTGCGCTCCATTACAGCGGAGAAGTGAGTGGTGAAGTAAGAGGAGTATTACACCTACCGGTAAGAGCCTGCGAAACCGTGATCATGAGGCCCATTGTTCAATCAACGTTTGCAGCTCGTTGGAGCGCCGTCCTCGTTTTTTGGGAGGCTGCCAGCGTGGAGGCGGCACATGAAAGTGAAGCAATTCCGCAACCGTCCAGACGTGGTGGGTGAGGCCGGCGGCCATGGCCGGTGTGCAGCGATGGCCCTGGGCGTTGGTCAGGGTGGCGTGGGGCGTACAGACGTTGTCCACCGTGCCGACCAGGTCCATGCCCAGGGTCACCATGCGTTGGCGCCGGGCGCCAGAGCGGGTACGCCGCACCAGGCTGGCCAGGCGGGAGCGGAAGGTGGCATGCAGGCGCTCGATGGAGGCGGTGTGCACGGTCTGACCCCCGCCCGACGAGGCCAACAGCGCATCCAGGGCCGCTGCGGCGCCCGGCACCAGGCGGCGCACACCGCCCACCATGCGACCGCGCTCGTCCTGCGTGACCACCTGGCCGATGACGACCTGTTCCCAGGGCGCCAGGTGCGGGCGTCCGGGGCCCTTCCTGGGCGCCTTGCTACGCACGGCGCAGCGGAAGGCATTGACAGAGGCTGCCAGTCCGTCCACGGCCACCAGCAGCGCCCCCGGCCGGGCGCAGGCCCGCACCCTGTCGGCAAGCTGGCGCATGAGGCCCTTGTCCCGATGGGCGCTGACCACACCACCCAACCACAGCCGGGTGCTCACCATCAGCGCCATCGCCATCCACACCATCCCCTTCTGCATGCGGACGCGCATCTCGTCCGCTTGCACGTGCAGCAAGGACAAGCAAGCCCCCAGGACCAGATGACGATGCACCTGCTCACAATGCACACCAGCCTCCGCCGCCCACGTGCGCACCGTCTCCGCTTTCACGCCAAAGGCAGCCACCATCGCACGCACCGGACAGCCGTGGGCCAGCAGGGTGACGACCAGCACGATCATGTCCACCGGTGTCTTCTTCCAGGAACACATCGTCCCCCGACGGGCGCTGAAGGTCTTCTCACAAACCGTGCATCGATAGCGGGCTTCCTTCCGGCGGTGCACCGTGATGTTCCCTTTCCCTCCCTGTCCTCTTGCCGGGCAGGCCTCATTGGGGCAACATACCTGGGTGGGGTCCATCGCATTCCTCCTCGGTTGTCAATAGATAAGGATATGCTATGGACCCCGCCAGTTTTGTTCAACTTTCAGCCCCTGTCACGGTTTTGCGGGCACCTACCCCCGATCATTATCGTGACGATTATCCTTCGAAGGAATACTGGTTGCCGCTGGCGCAGAGTGTCCGTCTCGGTCGGCTGGGAGTCGAGGCGCTGAGCCGTCAGGGGCGCGACTGGCGGACATTTCCCAAAGGCGATCCTACTGCGCCGCACTTCTTCCAGGAAACGGGGCATGCAATTGCGCCGGAGTTCTGGGGATACTGGTCGAGCCACGGACTGGAGATGGATGGCAGACCCGGATTTTCCCGCGCTGAGAGCCTGGCGCTGTTCGGGTATCCAATCTCTGAAGCGCAGGTCGAGCATGGTCGTCTCACCCAGTGGTTCGAGCGGGCGCGGTTCGAGTATTTCCCGGAATTTGCCGGAACGCCGTATGTGGTTCAGCTGGGGCTTCTGGGCAGGGAACTGGCAGAAGAACGGAGCGGGGAAGAACCGTTCCTGCCGACGGAGGCGCTCAGCATTGCCAGCGCCGCCAGGCAACGCATGCTGCTGGCATCGGGTCAGGCGCTCCAGCGTCCGCTGAAATCACGCCCGGAATTGCAGGCGGCGGCTGATCAGGTTGCCGCAGAATGGAGTGACGCATTCTTCAACGGGGGCAATGCCAGGAAGAGCATGGAGCGCATAGGCGCGACATATGCCAGTATGGGGAATTCTCTTGCACCGTCGATGTGGGGTATTCATCCCCATGACCCGATTGGGGGAATAAGGAATAGGATGCGGTCAAATTTCTGGGGTGACGATCGTCGTCTCATCGCGCTGACCATCGGCGTGTATGGTCCTGTCTGGCACCTTGATACGCCGGTCGTGCCCATGGTTTTTATCCCGGAATGGGAGTAACCCAGACGTCTGAAGTATCGTCGTTTAGACGACGGATGAAACACAATGCAATGCCGCTATCGCTCCTGCGCCGAAGCGGAGCGGGGTCGGGGCGCGGCATCGCCGCACCCCGACGGGCAATAACGGCGCGTGCGGCGTCTCGTCGTTGCGCCTTGCCTGGATCGATGTGCACGAGATCGTCAACGCGCTGCGCTCCAAACATCGCACCGGCTGCCAATGGCGCCTGCTTCCGGCGGATGTTCCGCCAATGAGTTCGGTTCGCTCCTCTTTCGACACATGGAGTCGTGATGGAACCTTCGTCAACATCAATGATACGCTGCGTCAACCGGCGCGACACGCGCTGGATTGCAACCTGGCACCGTCTATCAGCGTCCTGGACTCCCAATCAACCACAACGACCGAAGCAGGAGGAGAACGCGGCGACGATGGGGGAAAAAAAGGTCAACGGGCGCAAACGGCAATTCTGGGTTGATACGAATGGGGCAGGCGCCCATTACCACATGCGAGCAAAACGAACCTGCCTTTCTGTTACAACCACAAATTGGTCTGTTAATTTCCATGCCGCGTGCTTCCTCGTACACGGAGAAAACTTCATGCTTCTGCGCGCGCGACCACTGTGCTACCGCTGGACCCGTGCATTCATCTACCAGGAAACGCATTTATGTTGGTTCCAACAACGGTACAAATGTGGTGTTTGCAAGAGACTTTGTGGCAAACAATAAACACGCTTGAATATCTTCGGGGGCTAGCCCTTGATATTCTTCAAGAATCTCTGCGGCTGTCGCCCCATGAGCCAGCAGATTAAGCACATATTCTACGGTCAAGCGTGTTCCCTTGATGACTGGCTTGCCAACCATAACTTTGGGATTGAGGGTAATACGCTCAAGAAGTTGTTGTTCCGTCATTCTTCCACCTCCTGCTTGTACCATACTACGAAATCCTGCGCTATCAATGTGCCTGCCTGACGGCCCGCAGTTGAGTTGCAAGTGGAGCAGGCGCAGCGAGCGGAGCGGGTCGGCTGGAAGCGCGTGTTGGGCGGCATGGCAAAGATTTGCTGATGCTTACGTGAGGAGCCGTTCATACTCGTCATGCGTGCCAATCCAAAACCATGTTACCGTATCACCTTTCAGTAAATCCAAGCGCTCTGTATCCCAAACCAATGCGCACTGAGTAAACAGGCTGGCTCTCTTTCACGCGTTTGAAGAAAAGGCTTGGATGGGCTGAATCCTCTCGCCACAACTTGTAGGCTTGCCGCGCCCGCTGGCGAATTTCTGGTGGTAAAGCCCAGTAATGTTGCCAGAATGATCGGGTAGTTTGTGATTTCATGGATGTTCGATGAATGCACCGTGTTCATCGAACATCGGCAATACTTTACCTTCACCGATCTCGGCTTCGACCGCCGCCACCAGTGCCGCCAACTTATCATCGTCGGTTGCTGCAAATTGCGTCTCCCATATCGCTTCATCCGTCACAATTTCCTCAAAGGTTTCTTCGGTAGGCAACGGATGTGTCTTGAGAAAGAGCGCGAACTGATAAAGTTGCACCGTGCGCGCCAGCGGCATGGTAGCAGCGATGTCCGCAATGGCCTTTATCAAATAGGCCTGGGTCTGTCGTATCTTTGTTTCCATATTTCTGCTCCACCTCAATTTTTAGCATAACTACTCTCTGCTGGACCAACGCGTTTCCATAAATGCCGCCCAACGGCCTGTGCTTCACCTGCGCCGCGAAGCGCAGTGGAGCGGAGCGGCGTCAGGTGCAAGCGCGGTTGGGCGGGTCTTTACCGGGGAGAGATCTCTGCTTCAATGATCTCTTTGATTGCCTGATGGAGTATAGGTATCTTGTTTGTCACAACATCCCAGACGATACCGTAATCAACCCCAAAGTAGCCATGGATCAATCGGTCACGCATACCAGCCATCGCTCGCCATTCCAGGTGACCGTACTTTTGCTTGAAGTCATCCGGTATCTTCTTTGACGCTTCACCAATGATCTCGAGACTACGCACGAACGCACGCTTCAACGTTTCATCGCACATAAATTGATCCCAGCTTAGCCCTTGCGCTCGATCCATCAAATATCCGGTCTCGTCCAAGATATGACGCACGTATTCAACTGTCGAGCGGGACATATTCAACCTCCCGCAGGATATGCGGACCAATGTAAGGACTCAGAGCCTCAGGTGTAACAAGTTCGACTCGCCGGGCAAACAACTCCTCCAGAAACACGGCAAGTTGTATAAAGTTGTCGAACGTCTTGCGACCCGATTCGAATTCCACCAGGACATCTATGTCGCTATTGCTATCCTGTTGCCGACGGACAAAAGAACCAAACAGGCCCAGCCTTCTGACGCCTAAGTTCCTGATTTGGCTCTGATGTTCCTGGATAAGGGATAGGATTTGCTCTTTC
Encoded here:
- a CDS encoding WD40 repeat domain-containing protein is translated as MEILEIVLETVLRALRDPIWQGVGVIISILLILAQIHPERAKVFISTSIVILIGVFIAQFFVGGNGKNLDEPNATPLPRTMIVSSPAPMSTSPPYPQPVQSISVENAARVAQLARWGRGRVENLAFSPDGRLLAVATGIGLYLYDIPALSEVRFIATDAAVFDIAFSPDGRLLASGSPDKTVRLWDAASGRLVRTLKGHGDSVFSVAFAPDGRLLASGSPDKTVRLWDVASGQLVRTLEGHTDWVFSVAFAPDGRLLASGSLDKTVRLWDAASGQLVRALEGHTDSVLSVAFAPDGRLLASGSPDKTVRLWDAASGQLVRTLEGHTNWVRSVAFAPDGRLLASGSSDKTVRLWDAASGQLVRTLEGHTSDVNSVAFSPDGRLLASASADGTIRLRDAASGQRVSALEGHTDIVAGLSISPDGRLLASAAWDSVISLQEAATGRRVRALEGHTDAVFSVAFAPDGRLLASGARDSTVRLWDAASGQLLRTLKGHGSSHGSSVWSVAFSPDGRLLASGSLDNTIRLWDAASGQLVRTLEGHTSDVNSVAFSPDGRLLASGARDSTVRLWDVASGQLLRTLEGHTDWVNSVAFSPDGRLLASGSPDKTVRLWDAASGQLVRTLEGHTGRVLSVAFSPDGRLLASGGRDWTVRLWDVQTGQLVRTLEGHTNLVSSVVFSPDGRLLASGSDDGTIRLWGVP
- a CDS encoding DUF433 domain-containing protein; this translates as MTEQQLLERITLNPKVMVGKPVIKGTRLTVEYVLNLLAHGATAAEILEEYQGLAPEDIQACLLFATKSLANTTFVPLLEPT
- a CDS encoding ParE family toxin-like protein; amino-acid sequence: MKSQTTRSFWQHYWALPPEIRQRARQAYKLWREDSAHPSLFFKRVKESQPVYSVRIGLGYRALGFTER
- a CDS encoding HepT-like ribonuclease domain-containing protein encodes the protein MSRSTVEYVRHILDETGYLMDRAQGLSWDQFMCDETLKRAFVRSLEIIGEASKKIPDDFKQKYGHLEWRAMAGMRDRLIHGYFGVDYGIVWDVVTNKIPILHQAIKEIIEAEISPR
- a CDS encoding nucleotidyltransferase family protein, with the protein product MGVQTKEQILSLIQEHQSQIRNLGVRRLGLFGSFVRRQQDSNSDIDVLVEFESGRKTFDNFIQLAVFLEELFARRVELVTPEALSPYIGPHILREVEYVPLDS